The genome window tggaacaacagaccaactctttactcttgcaaggatcctggagggggcctgggagtacgcccatccggtctacatgtgttttatggatctggagaaggcgtatgaccgggtcccccgggtgatactgtgggaggtgctgcgggagtatggggtgagggggtcacctttgagggccatccaatccctgtacgcccaaagcgagagttgtgtccggatactcggcagtaagtcggactcgtttccagtgaatgttggcctctgccagggctgttctttatcaccaatcctgtttgtgattttcatggataggatatcgaggcgtagtcgtggaggagaggggttgcagttcgttGACCTGaagatctcatcgctgctctttgcagatgatgtggtccttatgttatcatcggtctgtgatcttcaacagtcactggatcggttcgcagccgagtgtgcagtggttgggatgaggatcagcacctgtaaatctgaggccatggctctcagcaggaaaccggtggattgcctactccgggtagggaatgaggccattaccccaagtgaaggagttcaagtaccttggggtcttgttcgcgagtgaggggacgatggtgCGAGAGATTTGCCGGAGAACTTGGAGCagtgggggcggtattacagtcactttaccgcaccgttgtgacgaaaagagagctgagtcaGAAGGccaagctctcaatataccggtcgatcttcgttcctaccctcacctatggtcatgaaggctgggtcatgaccgaaagaacgagatcacaggtacaagcagccgaaatgggttttctcagacgggtggatggcgtctcccttagagatagggtgagaagctcagccatccgtgagagactcggagaaGAGCCGATGCTCCTTTACGTttaaaggagccagttgaggtggttcgggcatctaataaggatgccacctgggacctccctagggaggtgttccagacacgtccagctgggaggagaccccggggaagacccaggactcggtggagagattatatctcctcactggcctgggaacgcctcaggatcccccagtcgtactggaggatgtggcccggagaagggaagattggggttccttactggagctgctgcccatcgcggataagcggtagacgatggatggatggatatatatatacacatatacatacataaatatatacacacatatacatatatatatacacacatatatatatatatatatatatatatatatatatataaatatacatatatatacacacatatatatatatatacatgtgtatatacacacatacatatatatatatacatatatatatacatatatatatacatatacatatatatacatatacatatatatacatatatatatatatatatatatttatatttatatatatatacatatacatatatatatacatatatacatacatatatatacatatatacacacatacatatatatacacatacacacatatatatatatgtatatatatatatatgtgtgtgtatgtatatatatatatatatacatacatatatatacatatatatatatatatatatatacatatatacatatatacatatatatatacacatatatacatatatatacacatatatacatatatacatatatatatatatataaatatatacatatatatatatacatatatacatatatatacacatatatacatatatacatatatatataaatatatacatatatatatatatatatatacatatatacatatacatatatatacatatacatatatatatatatacatttatatatatacatatatatatatacatatatacatttatatatacatatatataaatatatacatacatatatatatatatatacacatatatatatatatatacacacatatatatatatacacatatatatatacacatatacatacataaatatatacacacatatacatatatatatacacacatatatatatatatatatatatatatatatatatatatatatatatatatataaatatacatatatatatacacacatatatatatatatacatgtgtatatacacacatacatatatatatacatatatatatacatatatatacatatatatatacatatacatatatatacatatacatatatatacatatatatatatatatatatatatttatatttatatatatacatatacatatatatatacatatatacatacatatatatacatatatacacacatacatatatatacacatacacacatatatatatatgtatatatatatatatgtgtgtgtatgtatatatatatatatatacatacatatatatatacatatatatatatatatatatatacatatatacatatatacatatatatatatacacatatatacatatatatacacatatatacatatatacatatatatatatatataaatatatacatatatatatatacatatatacatatatatacacatatatacatatatacatatatataaatatatacatatatatatatatatatatatacatatatacatatacatatatatacatatacatatatatatatatatacatttatatatatacatatatatatacatatatacatttatatatacatatatataaatatatacatacatatatatatatatatatacacatatatatatatatatacacacatatatatatatacacatatatatatacacatatatatacatatatatatatatacatacatatatatatatatatatatatatatatatatacatatatacatatatatatacacatatatacatatatatataaatatatacatatatatatatacacatatatacatatatatacacatatatacatatatatataaatatatacatatatatatacatatatacatatacatatatacatttatatatatacatatatatatacatacatatatacatttatatatacatatatatatatatatacatatatacatttatatatatacatatatatatacacatatatatatatacatatacatttatatatacacacatatacacatatatatatatacatatatatatatttatatatacatatatacatatatatatatacacatatatacatatatatacacatatatacatatatacatatatatatatatataaatatatacatatatatacacatatatacatatatatacacacatatatacatatacatatatatatacatatatacatatatatatatatacatacatatatacatatacatatatacatttatatatatacatatatatatacatacatatatacatttatatatacatatatataaatatatacatacatatatatatatatatatatatatatacatatacatatatatacatatacatatacatatacatatatatatatatacacatatacacatatatatatatatatatatatatatatatatataaacacatatacatacacacatatatatatatacacatatatacatatatatacacatacatgtataaaatgtttaaaaaaaaataaaaacttatcTGCATGTGAACTGTTATTTCAAAGCCATATATAACCATTGTTGCATACAATAATGAAcacgttttaaaataaaaatatatgatacatatacacatatacacacatatatatatatatatatatatatatatattcatacatacatatatacacatacatatatatatatatatatatatatatatatatatatgtatgtgtgtgtatatatatgtatgtgtgtgtatatatatatatatatatatatatatatatatatctatctacggtacttgaactccttcactagatatcactatatatatatatatatatatatatatatatatatatatatatatgtatatatatgtatatatatatacacatttaagtatatatatatatatatatatatatatatatatatatatatatatatatatatatatatgtgtgtgtatatatatatatacatacaaatatacacatatatatatatatatatataaataatatataaaacaattgaaaaaaaatatttttcagtgCTCAGACAAACCATTTAATAAAGACACTGATTCTAAATAACCTCAAACAtgtctttgacatttctttcctctcatttaTTGTTACTCATCAGCCAACATGTAAATCAATACTCTGTGCAATAAGTACCTATTGCCCTAATAGGCCACATTTATCAGTTGGGCTCTCCACCACACACTTGAAAGACCAAGTCAGGGTGTTCTTGTAGCTGCCcatactttattttcattaacaatatttaaattaggGACAGTCTTTATCAGACTGTGTGTGGGGTGTTGTGAGTTCAGCTGGGCGCAGACTCAGTGGAGTTTGGCTTCACCTGCTTCATCAGCTGTTCTTTCCTGGCAATTTGGAAATTCATCATGCAGTCTTTGAAAGTCTGGACCTGGCTCTTGCACATGCGCCAGTCCTGGTGTTCAGCCATGCACTCCTGCACAGCATAGTGTAGCTCGGCACAGCCAGTGCGGGATATCATCTGTTCAACGGGGTCATCCTCATCATCGTCTTTACGGCTGCGGTCATGGGGAGAAGGGGATGCCATCCTGTTTTAATGCACGGTGCTGAATCAGTG of Cottoperca gobio chromosome 14, fCotGob3.1, whole genome shotgun sequence contains these proteins:
- the coa4 gene encoding cytochrome c oxidase assembly factor 4 homolog, mitochondrial; translation: MASPSPHDRSRKDDDEDDPVEQMISRTGCAELHYAVQECMAEHQDWRMCKSQVQTFKDCMMNFQIARKEQLMKQVKPNSTESAPS